In Arthrobacter sp. CDRTa11, one DNA window encodes the following:
- the coxB gene encoding cytochrome c oxidase subunit II, whose product MSSQNRTGSRRKTITSISGLAVAGALVLTGCSPEVEKGWLPTERGTTNHTDRIMDLWVNSWIAALVVGIITWGLIVWCIVAYRRRKGTIGFPRQTSFNLPLEVFYLTIPLFMVLVFFYFTDRDQQAIDDRSQPADVVVDVRGKQWAWDFNYKSGDVIREDVHEAGVQAHLTGETLDKEKLPTLYLPVGKSVDLELNSRDVIHSFWVPAFLQKRDMIPGKTNYIRFTPTKEGTYDGKCAELCGEYHSEMLFRVKVVSEAEFQDHMNQLREEGNTGLLGEEYDRNPNLNETK is encoded by the coding sequence GTGAGTTCGCAGAACCGAACCGGCAGCCGACGCAAAACGATCACCTCGATCTCAGGCCTGGCAGTAGCCGGCGCGTTGGTTTTGACCGGATGTTCGCCAGAGGTAGAGAAGGGGTGGCTGCCCACCGAGCGTGGCACCACCAATCACACTGACCGCATCATGGACCTCTGGGTCAACTCATGGATTGCCGCACTTGTTGTGGGCATCATCACTTGGGGCTTGATCGTTTGGTGCATCGTTGCCTACCGCCGCCGCAAGGGCACCATTGGGTTTCCGCGGCAGACCAGCTTCAACCTCCCCCTTGAAGTCTTTTACCTGACCATCCCGCTCTTTATGGTGCTGGTGTTCTTCTACTTCACCGACCGGGACCAGCAGGCCATTGATGACCGCTCCCAGCCGGCCGACGTCGTTGTTGACGTACGGGGCAAGCAGTGGGCATGGGACTTCAACTACAAGTCCGGTGACGTCATCCGCGAAGACGTCCATGAGGCCGGGGTGCAGGCGCACCTGACTGGCGAAACCCTGGACAAAGAGAAACTCCCCACGCTGTACCTGCCGGTTGGCAAGTCGGTTGACCTGGAGCTGAACTCCCGCGACGTCATCCACTCCTTCTGGGTTCCGGCCTTCCTGCAGAAGCGGGACATGATCCCCGGGAAGACCAACTACATCAGGTTCACCCCCACCAAGGAGGGAACCTACGACGGTAAGTGTGCTGAACTTTGCGGCGAATACCACTCCGAGATGCTGTTCCGCGTCAAGGTGGTGTCCGAGGCTGAGTTCCAGGACCACATGAACCAGCTGCGTGAAGAGGGCAACACCGGCCTCCTCGGCGAAGAGTACGACCGCAACCCGAACCTGAACGAAACAAAGTAA
- a CDS encoding HesB/IscA family protein, giving the protein MSTATNENSTETTSAASDELAAHEVKLTDIAAGKVRSLLEQEGRTDLRLRVAVQPGGCSGLIYQLYFDERLLDGDAVRDYDGVEVVVDKMSVPYLSGASIDFEDTISKQGFTIDNPNAGGSCACGDSFH; this is encoded by the coding sequence ATGAGCACCGCAACCAATGAGAACAGCACCGAAACCACCAGCGCTGCCAGTGATGAACTGGCCGCCCACGAGGTCAAGCTGACAGACATCGCAGCAGGCAAGGTACGCAGCCTCCTCGAGCAGGAAGGCCGGACCGATCTCCGCCTCCGCGTTGCCGTCCAGCCCGGCGGCTGCTCGGGCCTCATTTACCAGCTCTACTTTGACGAGCGGCTCCTTGACGGAGACGCTGTCCGTGATTATGACGGCGTCGAAGTAGTAGTGGACAAGATGAGCGTGCCCTACCTCAGCGGCGCAAGCATCGACTTCGAGGACACCATCTCGAAGCAGGGCTTCACCATCGATAACCCGAACGCAGGCGGCTCGTGCGCCTGTGGCGACTCGTTCCACTAA